From Streptomyces sp. HUAS MG91, the proteins below share one genomic window:
- a CDS encoding MarR family transcriptional regulator codes for MTAMTPAPTRTRPDLSYLLDHTSHVLRTRMAAALAEIGLTARMHCVLVHALEEERTQNQLAEIGDMDKTTMVVTVDALEKAGLAERRPSRTDRRARIIAVTKKGAKVAARSQEIVDGVHEEALASFAPDDRELFLRLITHLAAGHLSTPVPSPATPARRARQRG; via the coding sequence ATGACCGCCATGACGCCCGCCCCCACCCGGACCAGGCCCGACCTCTCGTACCTCCTGGACCACACCAGCCATGTGCTGCGTACGCGGATGGCGGCGGCGCTCGCCGAGATCGGTCTGACGGCGCGGATGCACTGCGTTCTCGTGCACGCGCTGGAGGAGGAGCGCACCCAGAACCAGCTCGCCGAGATCGGCGACATGGACAAGACGACGATGGTCGTCACGGTCGACGCCCTGGAGAAGGCGGGGCTGGCCGAGCGGCGGCCGTCCCGTACCGATCGCCGGGCGCGGATCATCGCCGTGACGAAGAAGGGCGCCAAGGTCGCCGCGCGGAGTCAGGAGATCGTGGACGGGGTTCACGAGGAGGCACTCGCCTCGTTCGCTCCGGATGACCGGGAGCTGTTCCTCCGCCTGATCACCCACCTGGCCGCCGGGCACTTGAGCACCCCGG
- a CDS encoding MFS transporter: MRGRWLALGVIAAGTLMIILDGSIVTVALPAVQQDLGFSATALSWVVNAYLIAFGSLLLLAGRLGDLIGRKRMFLAGTVVFTAASLLAGLATTPAVLLAARFLQGVGSAMAAAVGLGILVTLFTDPRERARAIGVFSFTGAAGASIGQVLGGVLTDVLDWHWIFFINLPIGAAVLALAVPALPGDRGAGLRAGADVWGAVLITGGLMLAIFGVVNIEAHGLSSLPAGGAVAAGLVLVAGFFVRQARARTPLMPLRILRSRTVVGANVTQILTLAAMFAFQVLAALYMQRVLGYGALGTGLAMLPAAVLIGAVSLGVSARLAARFGERAVLLAGLVLLAGALGYLARVPVHGQYATDLLPVMLLISGGGLVLPALAGLGMSAASEEDAGLASGLFNTTQQIGMALGVAVLSTLAAARAAALTDSGSAQAVALTGGYRLAFGIGGGLIAAAFVVALVVLRPTGSRAARAAH; the protein is encoded by the coding sequence TTGCGAGGCCGCTGGCTCGCCCTGGGTGTCATCGCCGCCGGCACCCTGATGATCATCCTCGACGGCTCCATCGTCACCGTCGCCCTCCCGGCCGTCCAGCAGGACCTGGGCTTCTCCGCGACGGCCCTGAGCTGGGTGGTCAACGCCTACCTCATCGCCTTCGGCAGCCTGCTGCTGCTCGCCGGGCGGCTCGGTGACCTGATCGGGCGCAAGCGGATGTTCCTCGCGGGCACCGTCGTCTTCACCGCGGCCTCGCTCCTGGCGGGGCTGGCCACGACGCCCGCCGTGCTGCTGGCGGCGCGTTTCCTCCAGGGGGTCGGCAGCGCCATGGCCGCCGCCGTCGGGCTCGGTATCCTCGTCACGCTCTTCACCGACCCGCGCGAACGGGCCCGCGCGATAGGCGTGTTCAGCTTCACCGGCGCCGCCGGGGCGTCGATCGGGCAGGTGCTGGGCGGCGTACTGACCGACGTGCTCGACTGGCACTGGATCTTCTTCATCAACCTGCCCATCGGCGCCGCCGTCCTCGCCCTCGCCGTGCCCGCGCTGCCGGGCGACCGGGGAGCAGGACTGCGGGCGGGAGCGGACGTGTGGGGCGCCGTGCTGATCACCGGCGGTCTGATGCTGGCCATCTTCGGCGTCGTCAACATCGAGGCGCACGGGCTGAGTTCGCTGCCCGCGGGCGGGGCCGTCGCCGCCGGACTCGTACTCGTCGCCGGGTTCTTCGTGCGGCAGGCCCGCGCCCGTACACCGCTCATGCCGCTGCGCATCCTGCGCTCGCGCACGGTCGTCGGTGCCAACGTCACCCAGATCCTCACCCTGGCCGCGATGTTCGCCTTCCAGGTCCTCGCCGCGCTCTACATGCAGCGCGTCCTCGGCTACGGGGCCCTGGGCACCGGCCTCGCGATGCTGCCCGCCGCCGTGCTGATCGGGGCCGTGTCGCTCGGTGTCTCGGCGCGGCTCGCGGCGCGGTTCGGGGAGCGGGCGGTGCTGCTCGCGGGCCTCGTGCTGCTGGCCGGGGCGCTCGGCTACCTGGCGCGCGTTCCCGTCCACGGGCAGTACGCGACCGATCTGCTGCCCGTGATGCTGCTGATCTCCGGCGGCGGACTGGTGCTGCCGGCGCTCGCGGGGCTCGGGATGTCGGCGGCGAGCGAGGAGGACGCGGGGCTGGCCTCCGGTCTGTTCAACACCACGCAGCAGATCGGCATGGCGCTCGGCGTCGCCGTCCTGTCGACCCTCGCCGCGGCCCGCGCCGCCGCGCTCACCGACAGCGGCAGCGCGCAGGCCGTCGCGCTGACCGGGGGATACCGGCTCGCGTTCGGGATCGGCGGCGGGTTGATCGCGGCGGCGTTCGTGGTGGCGCTGGTCGTCCTGCGGCC